Proteins from a single region of Dasypus novemcinctus isolate mDasNov1 chromosome 16, mDasNov1.1.hap2, whole genome shotgun sequence:
- the LOC101444470 gene encoding olfactory receptor 2L3-like — protein MECCNQTSTDFFLLGLFPPTRIGLFLVTLITLIFLMALMGNLSMILLILLDTHLHTPMYFLLSQLSLMDLSYISTIVPKMVFNYLFGNKSISFIGCGVQSFFFLTLAVAEALLLTSMAYDRYVAICFPLHYSIRMSKQSCVLMITGSWIMGSINACAHTAYALYIPYCQSRAINHFFCDVPAMLTLACMDTSVYEYTVFVSTTLFLVFPFIVIACSYGRVLLAVHHMQSVEGRKKAYSTCSTHLTVVTFYYAPFVYTYLRPRSLRSPTEDKVLAVFYTILTPMLNPVIYSLRNKEVMGALQRVTKRICFVKR, from the coding sequence ATGGAGTGTTGTAATCAAACATCAACTGACTTCTTCTTATTGGGGTTGTTTCCACCAACAAGAATTGGCCTATTCCTTGTCACCCTCATCACTCTTATTTTCCTAATGGCTCTGATGGGCAACCTCTCCATGATCCTCCTCATCCTCTTGGATACCCATCTCCACACTCCCATGTATTTCCTACTTAGTCAACTCTCCCTCATGGACCTAAGTTATATCTCAACTATTGTCCCCAAGATGGTTTTCAATTACCTGTTTGGCAACAAGTCAATTTCCTTCATTGGGTGTGGGGTTCAGAGTTTCTTCTTCTTGACTTTAGCAGTTGCTGAAGCTCTGCTTTTGACATCAATGGCCTATGACCGTTATGTGGCCATTTGCTTTCCTCTACACTATTCCATCCGTATGAGCAAACAAAGTTGTGTGCTGATGATCACAGGATCTTGGATAATGGGTTCTATCAATGCCTGTGCCCACACTGCGTATGCACTCTACATCCCTTATTGCCAGTCCAGGGCCATcaatcatttcttctgtgatGTACCAGCCATGCTGACTCTGGCATGTATGGATACCTCGGTATATGAGTACACAGTGTTTGTGAGCACTACTCTTTTCCTTGTGTTTCCTTTCATTGTTATAGCATGTTCCTATGGTCGGGTGCTCCTTGCTGTTCACCACATGCAATCAgtggaagggagaaagaaggctTATTCCACATGTAGTACCCACCTCACTGTGGTGACTTTCTACTATGCACCATTTGTTTATACCTATCTACGTCCAAGATCACTCAGATCTCCAACAGAGGACAAAGTTCTGGCTGTCTTCTATACCATCCTTACCCCCATGCTCAACCCTGTCATCTATAGCTTGAGAAACAAGGAGGTGATGGGAGCCCTGCAAAGAGTGACTAAGAGAATCTGTTTTGTTAAGAGGTAG